The Mesorhizobium opportunistum WSM2075 DNA window GGCACGAGCAGGGTGCGGGCCACGCGGCCGAAGGCTATGCGCGCTCGACCGGCAAGGCCGGCGTCATGCTGGTGACCTCCGGCCCCGGCGCCACCAATGCGGTGACGCCGCTGCAGGACGCTTTGATGGATTCGATCCCGCTGGTCTGCCTGACCGGGCAGGTGCCGACGTCGCTCATCGGCTCCGACGCGTTCCAGGAATGCGATACGGTCGGCATCACGCGCCCCTGCACCAAGCACAACTGGCTGGTGAAGGACGTCAACGAACTCGCGGCGACCATCCACGAGGCCTTCCATGTCGCCACGACCGGCCGTCCCGGCCCGGTGGTCGTCGACATTCCGAAGGACGTGCAGTTCGCCAAGGGATTTTATGTCCCGCCGCAGATCGCGCCCCGCACCAGCTACCAGCCCAAGGTCCAGGGCGATCTGGAGAAGATCAAGGCGGCGGTCGAGCTGATGGCGACCGCGAAGAAGCCGATCATCTACTCGGGCGGCGGCGTCATCAATTCCGGCCCGGAGGCGAGCCATCTCTTGCGCGAACTGGTCGATCTCACCGGCTTCCCGATCACCTCGACGCTGATGGGGCTCGGCGCCTATCCGGCGTCGGGCAAGAACTGGCTGGGGATGCTCGGCATGCACGGCACCTACGAAGCCAACATGGCGATGCATGACTGCGACGTGATGATCTGCATCGGCGCGCGCTTCGACGACCGGATCACCGGCCGGCTGACAGCGTTCTCGCCGAACTCGCGCAAGATCCACATCGACATCGACCCGTCGTCCATCAACAAGAACGTGCACACCGAAGTGCCTATCATCGGCGATGTCGGCCGGGTGCTGGAGGACATGGTGCGGCTGTGGCGGGCGACCGCCAAGGCCGACAAGAAGGCGCTCTATCCCTGGTGGGAGCAGATCGCCAAATGGCGCGGTCGCGATTCACTCGCCTACAAGATGAACCATGAGGTCATCATGCCGCAATACGCCATCCAGCGGCTCTACGAACTGACCAAGGACATGGACACCTACATCACCACCGAGGTCGGCCAGCACCAGATGTGGGCAGCGCAGCATTATCATTTCGAGAAGCCGAACCGCTGGATGACGTCGGGTGGGCTGGGCACGATGGGCTACGGCCTGCCGGCAGCACTCGGCGTGCAGATCGCGCATCCCGATGCGCTGGTCGTCGACATCGCCGGCGACGCCTCGGTGCAGATGACGATGCAGGAGATGAGCGCGGCGGTGCAGCACGATGCTCCGATCAAGATCTTCATCCTCAACAACCAGTACATGGGCATGGTGCGCCAGTGGCAGCAGCTGCTGCACGGCAACCGGCTGTCGCATTCCTACACCGAGGCGATGCCGGACTTCGTCAAGCTGGCGGAAGCCTATGGCGGCCACGGCATCCGCTGCGAAAAGCCCGACGAGCTGGACGACGCGATCAAGGAGATGATTTCGGTCAGGAAGCCGGTGCTGTTCGACTGCCGCGTGGCGACGCTCGCCAACTGCTTCCCGATGATCCCGTCGGGCAAGGCGCACAACGAGATGCTGCTGCCGGACGAGGCGACGGACGAGGCCGTGGCCAACGCCATCGACGCCAAGGGCAGGGAACTGGTCTAAACCGCGAAGCCAGGCAGGGCTGTCGCGAGAAGCCGTGCGGAAACAGATAGTTAGATCAAGAGTTTGAAATCGAGATTCATGTCATGAACGCACAGCATCTTCAACCGACCGGCTCCGCCTACTTCATCGCCAAGGAGACGGAAAGGCCGGAAAACCACACGCTTTCCGTGCTGGTCGACAACGAGCCGGGCGTGCTTGCCCGGGTCATCGGGCTGTTTTCCGGGCGCGGCTACAACATCGAGAGCCTGACCGTCTCCGAGACCGAACATGAAAAGCACCTGTCGCGGATCACCATCGTGACCCGCGGCACGCCGCATGTGCTGGAGCAGATCAAGCATCAACTCGAGCGCATCGTTCCGGTGCACCGGGTCGTCGACTTGACCGTGCGTTCGCACGAGTTCGGCCAGGAGCGGCCGCTGGAGCGGGAACTTGCGCTGGTCAAGGTCGCCGGCACCGGCGAGGCCCGCGTCGAGGCGTTGCGGCTGGCCGACGCTTTCCGCGCCTCGGTCATCGACGCCAACACCGAGCATTTCATCTTCGAGATCACCGGCAAGGGTTCCAAGCTCGACCAGTTCATCGCCATCATGAAGCCGCTCGGCCTCGTCGAGATCTGCCGCACCGGCGTGGCGGCGATGAACCGCGGCCCGCAGGGTATGTAAGAATTCATACGACGTTCAGATTCTGCATTCACGTTAGGACAAGGCAGTCCGAAAGACGTTTGAGAATTGGTGGCGCGTGACCCCGCGACAAGAACTGGCGATACATGTGATGATGTACGCCATGATCGCATTCTCGATTTGGGTGCTTGCCCATGCCTGGGTGACGATGACTGTCCCTGTCGGACGAATGGGTCGCCCATGCAGACAATCCAACGAGATTCTGGGATGGAATCTTCTTCCATGCCGGATGCATCGTCGTCTTCAGTTGGTTTCTTTGGTGGCTGAAGTATAGCCGTCGTCGAGACTGATCGCCCGAATTTATCCGGTCGGGCGTGCCCGGGAAATCAGCCGTCGGATCGCGGCGGGGGCATTGGACCAATCGAATGAAGTTGCGTCCGGCGCCCGGTCGATTTAGTCAGCATTACTGACCTTTGTGAGCCGTCATGACCCTCGACGCATTCCTCGCACTTTTGGTCTACGCCTTCGTGACCTCGATCACGCCGGGGCCGAACAATCTGATGCTGCTGGCTTCAGGTGTGAATTTCGGCCTGGTCAGGAGCGTGCCGCATATGCTTGGCATCAGCATCGGTTTCCTGGTGCTGCTGCTTGCCGTCGGCCTTGGCCTTGGTGCCGTGCTGACGGCGTTTCCGGCGCTGCATACGGCGTTGAAGATCGCCGGCGCCGCCTATCTGCTCTACCTCGCCTGGAAGATCGCCATGTCGCGCTCGTTCGCAGGCAAGGGCGAGGCAAGCGGGCGACCGATGCGCTTCATCGATGCGGCGGCGTTCCAGTGGGTCAATCCCAAGGCCTGGGTGATGGCGATCACCGCCATGGCCGTCTACAGCAATCCGGAGCACCCTTTCCTGTCGGTGGCGCTGATCTCGGTGGCCTTCACCATCGTCAACCTGCCGAGCGTCTCGGTATGGGCGGGATTCGGCACGGCGCTGCGCGGTTTCCTGTCGGATCCGGTACGGCTGAAATGGTTCAACATCGGCATGGGCGTGCTGCTGGCGGCGACGCTTTGGCCGATGTTGAAATAGGACTTCCTCGGGGCTCGTCGTAGCTTCGGCCAGCGGCCATGCCGGGTGCACATCCATTGTGCAGTGCACATTAAATCTTCGTAATGCCGTGTTTTGGCCCTTTTCCGA harbors:
- a CDS encoding acetolactate synthase 3 large subunit; translation: MTGAEMVVQALKDNGVKHVFGYPGGAVLPIYDEIFQQDEVEHILVRHEQGAGHAAEGYARSTGKAGVMLVTSGPGATNAVTPLQDALMDSIPLVCLTGQVPTSLIGSDAFQECDTVGITRPCTKHNWLVKDVNELAATIHEAFHVATTGRPGPVVVDIPKDVQFAKGFYVPPQIAPRTSYQPKVQGDLEKIKAAVELMATAKKPIIYSGGGVINSGPEASHLLRELVDLTGFPITSTLMGLGAYPASGKNWLGMLGMHGTYEANMAMHDCDVMICIGARFDDRITGRLTAFSPNSRKIHIDIDPSSINKNVHTEVPIIGDVGRVLEDMVRLWRATAKADKKALYPWWEQIAKWRGRDSLAYKMNHEVIMPQYAIQRLYELTKDMDTYITTEVGQHQMWAAQHYHFEKPNRWMTSGGLGTMGYGLPAALGVQIAHPDALVVDIAGDASVQMTMQEMSAAVQHDAPIKIFILNNQYMGMVRQWQQLLHGNRLSHSYTEAMPDFVKLAEAYGGHGIRCEKPDELDDAIKEMISVRKPVLFDCRVATLANCFPMIPSGKAHNEMLLPDEATDEAVANAIDAKGRELV
- a CDS encoding LysE family translocator, with product MTLDAFLALLVYAFVTSITPGPNNLMLLASGVNFGLVRSVPHMLGISIGFLVLLLAVGLGLGAVLTAFPALHTALKIAGAAYLLYLAWKIAMSRSFAGKGEASGRPMRFIDAAAFQWVNPKAWVMAITAMAVYSNPEHPFLSVALISVAFTIVNLPSVSVWAGFGTALRGFLSDPVRLKWFNIGMGVLLAATLWPMLK
- the ilvN gene encoding acetolactate synthase small subunit, with product MNAQHLQPTGSAYFIAKETERPENHTLSVLVDNEPGVLARVIGLFSGRGYNIESLTVSETEHEKHLSRITIVTRGTPHVLEQIKHQLERIVPVHRVVDLTVRSHEFGQERPLERELALVKVAGTGEARVEALRLADAFRASVIDANTEHFIFEITGKGSKLDQFIAIMKPLGLVEICRTGVAAMNRGPQGM